A genome region from Ficedula albicollis isolate OC2 chromosome 23, FicAlb1.5, whole genome shotgun sequence includes the following:
- the LYPLA2 gene encoding acyl-protein thioesterase 2, whose product MCGNNMSVPLLADAVTVSGAERETAAVIFLHGLGDTGHSWADALSSIRLPYVKYICPHAPRIPVTLNMKMVMPSWFDLMGLTPDAPEDEAGIKKAAENIKAIIEHEMKNGIPPNRIILGGFSQGGALSLYTALTCQHQLAGIVALSCWLPLHKAFPQAANNGVNKDIAILQCHGEMDPMIPVRFGALTAEKLKSVVTPTKVQFKTYPGVMHSSCPQEMMAVKEFIEKLLPRI is encoded by the exons ATGTGTGGTAACAACATGTCTGTCCCCCTCCTCGCCGACGCTGTCACCGTGTCAGGGGCAGAGCGGGAGACTGCCGCG GTCATTTTCCTCCATGGCCTTGGAGACACGGG gcacagctgggccGACGCTCTCTCCTCCATCCGCCTCCCCTACGTCAAGTACATCTGCCCTCACGC GCCCCGGATCCCCGTGACCCTCAACATGAAGATGGTCATGCCCTCCTG GTTTGACCTGATGGGATTGACTCCAGATGCACCTGAGGATGAAGCTGGGAtcaagaaagcagcagaaaaca TTAAAGCAATCATTGAGCACGAGATGAAGAACGGGATCCCCCCCAACCGCATCATCCTGGGGGGCTTCTCACAG GGTGGTGCCCTGTCGCTGTACACGGCTCTGAcctgccagcaccagctggcTGGGATCGTggctctcagctgctggctgcctctgcACAAGGCCTTCCCACAG GCGGCGAACAACGGCGTCAACAAGGACATCGCCATCCTGCAGTGCCACGGGGAGATGGACCCCATGATCCCCGTGCGCTTCGGGGCCCTCACTGCCGAGAAGCTCAAGTCTGTCGTCACCCCCACCAAGGTGCAGTTCAAAACCTACCCCGGTGTGATGCACAGTTCCTGTCCTCAg GAGATGATGGCCGTGAAGGAATTCATCGAGAAGCTGCTGCCCCGGATCTGA